From Arachis stenosperma cultivar V10309 chromosome 2, arast.V10309.gnm1.PFL2, whole genome shotgun sequence, one genomic window encodes:
- the LOC130962607 gene encoding uncharacterized protein LOC130962607 — translation MRQPGVPCEAAGFGARDAEGSAGMTEFQVGQQFQDKEDALLSVKTYSIRRGCSEFGNRCTWLIRLSLRQRKGIWEVKRYNGPHTCLASSISSDHRSLDYHVISTFIMPLVRADASVSIKVLLNATPLHYGFRLTYRKVWIAKQKAFALIYGDWDESYNELPRWVLGVQVTMHGSIAVLRTSPVRVGGQLDESKAYFHRLFWTFPPCIKAFRHCKPLVSIDGTHLYGKYGGTLLVAIAQDGNSNILPVAFALVEGENAESWSFFLSHLRQHVTPQPGLLVISDRHNRIKAALEAPDGGWLPPAAYRAFCIWHVAANFTLTFKGKDARRLLVNAAYANTEVEFHYWFDILRSEDPAMCDWANRIEYSLWTQYCDEGRRFGHMTTNISECVNSILKGVRNLPVCSLVKATYGRLAELFVRKEREAQAQMGTGQVFSQHLVKCIEANLKTARCFTVTLYDRDNSEYTVAETTPTGSFSLGSYRVSLGSQTCDCGYFQALHFPCPHALACCAYSRVTWHSYVHPVYRLNNVFSVYQMGFRPPIPEDFWPPYDGPMVIPDPIKRRAREGRPRSTRIRTNMDEADPNRPKRCGLCRQPGHTRRNCPQEYAWIEILSEIRMVNSRASPTKWSHQFTLGACEMEGQSQALQFRSCHQGDEAPHGRRKRNGGMSSPPAANSGE, via the exons ATGAGGCAGCCGGGGGTACCTTGCGAGGCTGCAGGATTTGGCGCAAGAGATGCAGAAGGGTCAGCTGGTATGACAGAGTTCCAGGTTGGTCAGCAATTTCAGGATAAGGAGGATGCGCTGTTAAGTGTGAAGACTTACAGCATCCGCCGAGGT TGTTCTGAGTTCGGGAATAGGTGCACATGGTTGATTCGACTGAGTCTCCGGCAGCGCAAGGGCATATGGGAGGTCAAACGGTACAATGGACCGCATACTTGTCTCGCCAGCTCTATCTCAAGCGATCATAGGAGTTTGGATTATCATGTGATATCGACATTTATTATGCCATTGGTTAGAGCTGATGCATCCGTTAGCATCAAGGTGCTCCTAAATGCGACTCCCTTGCACTATGGGTTCAGGCTGACCTACAGGAAGGTCTGGATAGCGAAGCAGAAGGCTTTTGCGCTCATTTATGGTGACTGGGATGAGTCTTACAACGAGCTCCCAAGGTGGGTGTTAGGAGTGCAGGTAACGATGCATGGTTCTATTGCAGTTCTTCGGACTAGCCCTGTTCGAGTTGGGGGACAGCTGGACGAATCTAAGGCTTACTTTCACAGACTGTTCTGGACTTTTCCACCGTGTATCAAGGCATTTCGTCATTGCAAGCCGTTGGTTAGTATTGATGGGACCCATCTATATGGCAAGTATGGGGGTACTCTGCTTGTTGCGATTGCACAGGACGGGAACTCCAACATACTCCCTGTTGCATTCGCACTAGTCGAGGGTGAGAATGCTGAGTCTTGGTCATTCTTTCTCTCCCACCTCCGTCAGCACGTTACACCACAGCCGGGTCTGCTCGTTATCTCTGACAGGCATAACCGCATCAAGGCCGCCCTTGAGGCTCCCGACGGGGGCTGGTTACCTCCGGCTGCATACCGAGCTTTCTGCATTTGGCACGTAGCAGCAAATTTCACGCTCACCTTCAAGGGTAAAGACGCAAGGAGGCTTCTCGTGAACGCTGCCTATGCTAATACGGAGGTGGAGTTCCATTACTGGTTTGATATTCTTCGCTCGGAAGATCCGGCGATGTGTGATTGGGCAAACCGGATTGAGTATTCATTGTGGACACAATATTGCGATGAGGGCCGGAGATTCGGTCACATGACGACGAATATATCTGAGTGTGTGAATTCAATCCTCAAGGGTGTGAGGAACCTTCCGGTATGCTCGTTGGTGAAAGCAACGTATGGTCGGTTGGCCGAACTTTTTGTACGCAAGGAGAGAGAGGCGCAGGCCCAGATGGGTACCGGACAAGTATTCAGTCAACACCTAGTTAAATGTATCGAGGCCAACTTGAAGACGGCAAGGTGCTTCACAGTTACTTTGTATGACAGGGACAACTCCGAGTACACGGTCGCAGAGACCACTCCGACTGGTTCTTTCTCCCTGGGTAGCTACAGGGTCTCACTCGGATCTCAGACATGTGATTGTGGATACTTCCAGGCACTTCATTTCCCTTGTCCGCACGCACTGGCATGCTGTGCCTACTCAAGAGTCACTTGGCACTCCTACGTGCACCCTGTCTATCGACTCAATAACGTTTTTAGTGTTTATCAGATGGGATTCAGACCTCCAATCCCAGAGGATTTTTGGCCACCATATGATGGGCCGATGGTAATACCGGACCCGATCAAGAGGCGTGCAAGGGAGGGTCGCCCCAGGTCTACTCGGATACGGACGAACATGGACGAGGCAGATCCAAACCGGCCTAAGAGATGCGGCTTATGTCGGCAACCCGGACACACTCGTCGGAACTGCCCACAG gAATACGCATGGATTGAAATATTGTCTGAAATACGCATGGTCAATTCAAGGGCGTCGCCCACCAAATGGAGTCATCAATTCACTCTCGGAGCCTGCGAAATGGAGGGACAGTCGCAGGCTTTGCAATTTCGTAGCTGCCACCAAGGAGATGAAGCACCTCATGGCCGGCGCAAACGAAATGGGGGCATGTCTAGCCCACCGGCCGCAAATTCTGGAGAGTAG
- the LOC130962608 gene encoding uncharacterized protein LOC130962608, which produces MAGEDSFIVLVHHKGSIKRKTRSGVKFTDKDPLCIIVSSTTSYDDLASSVLQKLGLEGVKRVKKFFYRIPVTVLQDTVKYDCFTIGSDEDLQVMFLCRRSGGSNRNTNTLATVAGSSSSPAFASSSVPAYEPPAPPVASPLFAVDLNGSVGDEVGTAKLVPTSVHCAAPAAAGDELFDDVEDDDVEPDMIADDSADDIRASEPAGAGGGSSSGTQQ; this is translated from the exons ATGGCTGGTGAGGACAGTTTTATAGTGTTGGTTCATCACAAAGGATCGATTAAGAGAAAAACTCGCTCAGGTGTCAAGTTCACCGATAAGGATCCTCTCTGTATTATCGTGAGTTCTACGACAAGCTATGATGACCTTGCTAGCTCTGTATTACAGAAACTTGGTCTGGAAGGTGTTAAACGAGTTAAGAAGTTTTTCTATCGCATTCCAGTCACAGTGCTCCAAGATACCGTGAAGTATGATTGCTTCACGATCGGGAGTGATGAGGACCTGCAGGTCATGTTTCTTTGTCGCCG CTCGGGGGGTTCGAACCGGAATACCAACACTTTAGCGACGGTTGCCGGTTCTAGCTCAAGTCCTGCCTTTGCATCTTCCTCAGTCCCGGCGTACGAGCCACCCGCCCCGCCTGTCGCCTCCCCTTTGTTCGCTGTTGATCTCAATGGCAGTGTTGGCGACGAGGTTGGAACAGCGAAACTTGTACCTACCTCTGTACACTGTGCTGCACCGGCTGCGGCTGGAGATGAATTGTTTGATGATGTAGAGGACGATGATGTCGAGCCGGATATGATTGCTGATGATAGTGCCGATGATATCAGAGCCAGTGAGCCTGCCGGTGCCGGTGGTGGCTCTAGCTCTGGCACACAGCAGTAA